From the genome of Solanum dulcamara chromosome 12, daSolDulc1.2, whole genome shotgun sequence:
TACCATTCTCCATaacgcatagcgggagccttagtgcaccggactgccctttttacTATAATCTGTGATAAATGTGTGTTCAGGTGTTCAAATGGCTTGGCTTCAATTTGTCTGTGAAAGGATACATCATGATTCATATAGTATAGGCACTACTGGATGGAAAAATGCAAATAACCAGTTAATGGGGATAGAGTggaaaagataaaattattatatagaAATAAGTTTTTGCCAAAGCTAGCTATTGAGTTCTGCTGAACCCGTAATTAGAACTCTAGCTCTGCCTCTGTGAACAAATCCTCCTTTTGTCCATGTGAGGTATTCAAGAATCACATTTATTATCCTTCAAAATTAGTCTTTTGGACCATTTCCTTTTGTCCTAAGCCGGCTAACTTCTTATTCTTGTCTTGTTTCTGCATATGATATCATAATCACTGCAAAAGACAGCTAGTTGTTGTCAAAGTGTACATGTATGCATAGACGGCCCTTCACAATATTATATAAGGAAATTGTATTATCAATCATATCATCTCCAGCATCCTTCAATTTTCTTCCAATATTTATCGATCTCTTCCTTGCTTCTGTTCTTTAGTTCTTGAAATGGGTAAGCACTTTCTCCTGCTGAATCAGATAGCACTAAGTTTCTGCTGTGTTGTGTTAGCTTTTGAGCCAAGTCCAATGCAGGATTTCTGCGTGGCAGATCCTGCTAGCACAGGTATTGCAAAGCAATAAATCACGATAAGAATCTTATTTTCCTGTTATATACTCCCTTTGTGCCAATTTATGTGATGTAGTTTGAGTCAGCACAGAGTtcatttatgaaaaaataaaggCTTTTAAAACTTGTGGACTTAAACATGTCATAAAATCTGTGTAGTTATAAAGGTTTTTCATTAAGGCTAAAATAAGAAGAGTAAAGTTATTTGTTTTCAAATATAGAGTTGTGTAGTTCTTAGGaatactaaaaaggaaagtgtgTCATATAAACTAGAACGATGCTGAGGGAGTATTATATTAGGACTAGAAGATCAATAATTTGATGAGTTTACTCATTGTATTTTTCCCATTGTTTCAGTTAAGGTAAATGGCTTAGCTTGCAAATATCCCAAGTCTGTTATTGCAGAGGGTTTTTTCTTCAGTGGCCTACATTTGGCTGGAAACACATCAACCACTTTTGGCTCTAAGGTCACTCCTGTTAATTTAGCTCAAATACCAGGACTGAACACTCTTGGCATCTCTCGCTCGCGTTGACTATGCACCATGGGGAATTAATCCCCCTCACACTCACCCAAGAGCTACTGAGATACTCACAATCCTTGAAGGTTCTCGGCAAGTTGGTTTTGTTACATCAAATCCTGAAAATTGCCATATTACTAAGGTCCTTAAGAAAGGTGATGTGCTTGTTTTTCCAATTGGACTTGTTCACTACCAACGCAACGTGGGAAATGGAAATGCTGTTGCTATTGCTGCTTTGCGTAGTCAGAATCCTGGTGTTATAGGCATTGCTAATGCAGTTTTCGGATGAGAACCAGCTACAGAAATAGGTATTATTGCCAAGGCTTTTCAATTTGATGACACTGTTGTTGCTCAGATACAATCAAAGTTCTAAAGCAACAGCAAATATGGAAACTTCAGAAGTGAGTTATTTGTCACTTAGTTTGGTTGTATTAATTGTATGTTCAACTGTTTGTTTCAATAGCTTGGAATTgtaatttcaactttttctcTAGCAATAGTACTATTATGAGTTACAACATTTGCTTTGATTATATATTGTACTGTCTCAAATTAATTTGGGAAGTAAACACTTGGAATGTGTACTCTTAGTCAATGGCctcatatattttcaaaaacatCAACAGCTGAAAATTAGTCATTTGGTACGTGAGATAAGGATGATTATCCCCCGAAATAAAATTAGGGGTGTTTGAGATATTAGCTAATTTCAAAACTATTTTATCACACCATTTGTACTAAAATGATAGATTGCTATCTCATATATAACACAGAATATCCCAACCCATGGTATCCAGTGCTTAATAAGAAGATGCAACCATCTATCTTAGCATGCAAAGATAAGAGGTGATGGACCAAAATGAACTTTCTTTGATATGTTCATGTCTCCAAATTTGACCACCAGACCACAAATGGAGGTCCTAGATCACATAATTTGGTGATTTTGCAGGCAGAATGTGGATTcactactatatatatattttttttggtgcGTGTGCGTGTGTGCACAAGGTGGGGTGGGCGGGGAAGGGGCGTGGGGGGACACAGAAATCTACCTATGGAGAAGCTAATATCAACTGGTAACAATTATTTGATACACATTTTGCCCAACATTATCGTATGTGAATTATTAAGGTAGATATGCTGCAAAACTTCACCTATGGTGCAGAATTAGCTATGAATCAAAACTTCACACCACCACAAGAATCACTCATGGTGCATACCCTACATGATAATCAGAACATTCTAAGGCTATGTTTTAATAGCCATCTTAAAACAAGAGGAAGACACTATTCTTCTCACAGCAAAAAGAGCACTCACATTGCTCATATAGAAACCATAAGTACCACTGTTTGTGAGATCACTACTGCcaagatatgtatatataggaATAGTCAAAATTACTTCTTTAAGAGGAAACTCAAAGCAAATAAATTGATCAGGCTATGACAACCATCTATAAGGAAGAACCACACTCCAGATACAAATGACACCATAATCAAGCTTCCGCTAGTTTTAATCGCGGAACGATGTTCATTGATTGAAGCTCCTGGAATAGGAGTTTGCATGCATAAGGCAACTTCATCGTAGATATATTTTCCCCGTTCTTGCACATAGAACAAATGCCAGTCTTCAGCTTGTAGTTGTAGTATCCCAATAGGCCGCATTTTCGGCAAACCTGAACCTCGAATGGATCACTGGAAATCATCAAGCGCTCGTATATCAACATACTGGCACCATAGGCAATCAAACAATCACGTTCCATTTCTCCCACACGTAAACCTCCATTTCTACTCCTCCCTTCGGTAGGTTGTCTTGTCATCATAACACGAGGCCCACTCCCACGAGCATGCATTTTATCTAGGACCATGTGTTTCAGCTTTTGGTAATATATTGGCCCCATGAAGATATACGCTTGTAGTGGCATACCAGTAAtacctgaataaataaaatcctTGCCATTGTAGCTAAATCCATGCTTTATCAGAGTTTCACTGATAGCATCAACCGTGTCTGCATGACCACTGGGTTCTCCAAAAGCACTGCCGTAATGAAACCTACCACATGAAACTCCAGCTTTACTTCCGAGGAGCTCAATCATCTTTCCCACTGTCATTCGGCTAGGAAATCCGTGAGGATTCATAATAAGATCAGGGCAAATGCCACGTTCAGAAAATGGAAGATCTTCCTGTTGTACAATGGTGCCACAGACTCCTTTCTGCCCGTGTCTGCTACTAAACTTGTCACCAATCTCAGGCCTACGGGTATGACGGATCATAAATTTGATGCTTAAATTGTTGTTTCTATCAGAGTAAAGAGCCACTCTATCAACGACAGCTGTCTCCCCTTCAGGACCTTTATAAGTTTGTCTACTTGGCTTGTATGCACTATCCGGCAAGCCCATAGGAGACGTGACTGGTGTCCTCGTGACTGTAGGGGACTCCTTGTTAATATAGATGTCATGATTTCGAACAATTTCTCCTGGAGCAGCCATTCCATCATCATCCAGAATCTGCATCCTATCAGCTTCATATCCTTGACGTTGTGGTTTAATTATTCTATCTGATGTTCCATTCTCATACTTCTGACATATGGCTGAGTATTTTTTCATCACTATGCAACGCCCAAAACCTCGATCTAAAGAAGACTTGTTCATTACTATTGCATCCTCAATGTCATAGCCACTATAACTCATCACAGCAACAGTGGCATTCTGACCAGCCCCTAGTTTATCATACCCAACCAGCTCGATCGTTCTTGTAGTCAGTAAAGGGCGTTGAGGATACACCAAAAGGTAGAGCAAACCGTCCATCCGATTCAACTGGTTATAGGCAATGTTTCCCATAGCTTGCTTACCCATAGCACACTGATAGGTATTCCTAGGGGACTGATTGTGATGAGGATAAGGTATCAAACCAGCACAAACACCTAAGATTGTGAAAGGCTCAATCTCAATATGTGTTGTCTCTGGTGTCGCCTCCTTTTCGTATAGAGCAATCTGAAAAACATGCATTTTTGCAGTCAGTTCTAGCATAATAAATACTCTTTAACATAAAATGTACTTTTCATTTGCTTGACACAGACCAATGTGTTGTTCTCCTCGTTGACATCAAGATATTCTATCAAACCATCCTTTAGAAAGCTGTCGAAGTCACGCACACCATCCTTCAATAAAAAAACAAATGGATCAGATGTGGAACGGACATGAAAACATACAGCTCAGATGTAAGATCCAGGTAAGATGAGTACCCTCAACTCTCTCATGTGGTGCTCTTTGATCCTGGAAACACCTTTGTCAGCAATGACAAGTGGACGACAAACACGTCCACCGTCTGAAGCAATGTAGACACAGCGCTGCAAGAGATTTCCTCCAACTTATATATAATCATTCACATCATACTAATTATTCACCAGAAAATTTCAAATGataaaagaaaagaggaaaaatgtAAATATTTTGCTAACAGCATCACTATGGTGGAGCAAACCAAAAACTACCAGAGATATAAGAATTGTCTATAAGGCTCTGAATCCAGTCTTCATCCTGACAGATTGAACCAAAAGGGATTTGAACCCCAACATAGGTAGTTTTAACAAGTGACAAAATCAATACTAGGACGAAGATGCAAAAAAACCAACTCTCAAATTACCTGCTTTTCATTCACGAAGATGCTTACAAACTCCCCAATTTTACCAGCCCTCCGTAGCCTCCTCATTGCATTAGCAAATCGCTGATTAAAGGAACAGATTATGGGTGAAAGGTAAACTACAAGCCTATCTTCAGATGCAGAAATTTGAGAAATATAGTTGTTCCACTTCGAACATACCTGTGGACTCTTGTGCTTGCCTAGAATAAGTCCATTTAATGTGATAAGATAGGAAGTTGGCATGTGAAGTTCTTCTGGCGAAAGTTGTTCCAAGTCCTCGACACCCAAGTAGTAGCACTGTTCCAAAAGTTCAGTTACATGCCACAGAAGTGAAGTGGAAACTAACCAACTGAAACTAGCACAAAATGAAAAGTTGGATTTTGCTGTGGCTATTAATGCAAAATACAACACAATAGGAAGTTAACTATGTCTTACAACCTCCTACCATCTATTGTACCAGGTAAGTCAGCCCATTAAGGCTAGGGGTGGCAAAATCATTCCCAACCCGCCCAACTCGTTTAAGTTTGGGTTGATATGTAACCCGAATTGTACCGGGTTAGCCCAGTGGTCTGGGCTTGGGACTTCcatgttggaggtctcaagttcgaaacccTTGCCAGTGAAAGGAAGGGGTTTGTATTCTGGATCGAGCTCGTCGCACTGGACTTGCCTAGTGCGGGTTACCTCTCTTGTGTGGTTTGCGAATTATTGCATAGGAGCGACTAGTGGCGGACCCaggatttttaataagggggttcaaaatctgaaaaagtagacacacgaactagccgaagggggttcgacatctactatttatacataaaaaaatattttaaccatgtataaatagtataatttttcgccgaagggggttcggatgaaccccctaatTACATGCTAGATCCGCCCCTGGGAGCGAGGTTTTTATCTTGTGCACACCAAAAGGGTAGCGGCTGGGGGTTTTCCTTGTCATCAAACAAAATATATGTAATCCGAATTGACTAGTGAaaaattttgtcaaaatattttttaaaatttgatatgttatatatagccataataaagaaaaaaataaattt
Proteins encoded in this window:
- the LOC129876070 gene encoding DNA-directed RNA polymerase III subunit 2; protein product: MGYDSTMSNTTEDSNQGIDKQHLASPIKNLVDKYQLVPEFLKVRGLVKQHLDSFNYFVRTEIKKIVRANQEIRSTLDPNIYLRYRDVHIGEPSMVFDAVTEKLCPQKCRLSDRTYAAPIYVTIDYTTGSHGQTSVSTKKNVIIGRMPIMLRSSCCVLYGKDEDELARLGECPLDPGGYFVIKGTEKVILIQEQLSKNRIIIDTDKKGCVQASVTSSTEKTKSKTIIKMEKEKVYLELNMFKTKVPIMVVMKAMGMESDQEVVQMIGRDPRFSALLLPSIEECADLKLYTQHQALEFLESEKMLKMPSYSTGPVEKGARSLSILRDIFLANVPVHQHNFRKKCIYVAVMMRRMMEAILNKDAMDDKDYVGNKRLELSGQLLSLLFEDLFKTMNDEARRTIDTLLARPSRSSRLDISQYIVKDSITMGLERTLSTGNWDVKRFRMHRKGMTQVVARLSYIGSLGHMTKISPQFEKSRKVSGPRALQPSQFGMLCPCDTPEGEACGLVKNLALMTHVTTDEDERPIMSLCYYLGVEDLEQLSPEELHMPTSYLITLNGLILGKHKSPQRFANAMRRLRRAGKIGEFVSIFVNEKQRCVYIASDGGRVCRPLVIADKGVSRIKEHHMRELRDGVRDFDSFLKDGLIEYLDVNEENNTLIALYEKEATPETTHIEIEPFTILGVCAGLIPYPHHNQSPRNTYQCAMGKQAMGNIAYNQLNRMDGLLYLLVYPQRPLLTTRTIELVGYDKLGAGQNATVAVMSYSGYDIEDAIVMNKSSLDRGFGRCIVMKKYSAICQKYENGTSDRIIKPQRQGYEADRMQILDDDGMAAPGEIVRNHDIYINKESPTVTRTPVTSPMGLPDSAYKPSRQTYKGPEGETAVVDRVALYSDRNNNLSIKFMIRHTRRPEIGDKFSSRHGQKGVCGTIVQQEDLPFSERGICPDLIMNPHGFPSRMTVGKMIELLGSKAGVSCGRFHYGSAFGEPSGHADTVDAISETLIKHGFSYNGKDFIYSGITGMPLQAYIFMGPIYYQKLKHMVLDKMHARGSGPRVMMTRQPTEGRSRNGGLRVGEMERDCLIAYGASMLIYERLMISSDPFEVQVCRKCGLLGYYNYKLKTGICSMCKNGENISTMKLPYACKLLFQELQSMNIVPRLKLAEA